A segment of the Carya illinoinensis cultivar Pawnee chromosome 1, C.illinoinensisPawnee_v1, whole genome shotgun sequence genome:
CATGCATGGTATGCATCTATTCATTCATGCGTCATTTTCATATACAtgtttttttagaagaaaatggaGAAACAAGGACCGACCTTAATTAACAATTTCCCACCCTCAACAAGAATTTTCTCCAACCAAATCTTCCAAATTTGTCTCTTCTTTGTATGGGAATATTGTGTTACCGTCGATCGAGGTAATGGACTTTTCTTTCTGTTTAGACAATCTATATATGTACGATCTCATCTGTATATATGAGTCTTGAAATTATAACATCACATTATATAGAATTAGACCCAAACACTACAAGAGATTCGATTTCACCGAATTTCGGTGCTTAAGTCaagattaattatttttatttattttctaaataaataaagagttttgctatatataaacacagtcgcgtactaatttgtATACCAAtgttgatttattcatacttaaaatttaaattaacactggttttaataaaatatattttttaaccaatcacatcacattagtacacagcttagtgcacaattgtacttgcaactatcTTTTTCTAGGAATAAAACCCCAGAACATGAGTTTCGAACAAGCTCCATGTTATACACGGAATGTATGTATGTCCACCGTAATCCTCCTAGGTGACAACCTATCGAAAGTGAAGGGGAAAACAGAAGAAGTACTTTTATCAGTATTTTTTAACCTTTGAATGAAGCGCTTCTGCTCCATAAAATGTGCAGCTTTTTCCTTCCAGGACTGCATGCTGATGCAGCCAGGGAAAGAGAGTAAGACAAAGGAGGGCATATTTTCCGCCTTCAAAACTCAACAAAACAGATAAGTGTGAAAGTATATGGGCCGAATGACATGCATGCCTGAACATAACCAGGCTAATGCGGTTGGGCTATATTCAGATTGGTTTCAAGGGAAAGGGGCTTGATTTTTTCCCAAAATTCTCTAGCATATTGCCATGTCAACAAAAACTTTAAAACGAGAATTTTTAGAACAATTGTATTGTTAGAGATCttcaaaatatagaaaatttatattcattatCCCACACACGTAATTAATATCTCAAAATATAGATACGTTCCTGCCTACAAACCTAGCCTAGCTCAATCGGGCCAAGGAATTTTTCGTCAATGTGATGGGCTATAGCGTCATACGGCCGTTTTCTTGATGAGCTGTGCTACACCCACCCACACGAGACGAGACTGTATCGATAagtgtaaatattatttaaaatttttttcttaatcactaaggaaaaaaattaaaaaaaaaatgtcaggGACCCAATCGGACCCAACTATCGGTAGGAACAGCATTTTTCCTCCTTCATTACAACTTGATGCTCAAAAAGATTGGCACACCTTCGGGTGCATTCATTACTGcctaaaatgttaaaatcatatTCTCGGAAAAAGGCTGAAAAATGTAAGAACGTGGAAGGGAACCAGAGAGAAATCATGAGTGTATAAGACCTGAAAAGGCGACCAAAAATTTAAATGCCCAACcgattaaaaataagtaaattgaaataaataaagccTTTTGGCTGTCAATCAATGAGTCTATGAACAATCCAACGAATAGGAGGGCCAGATGGAGGTCGACTGACTGCGCATCAAAATCTGTTGCTGCTTTCAATGACAGAAATGGAGGTCATGCCTTCAGGCTTCACCATATGGGTGCTTCTGCCACTGATATCAAGCCCCTGCAACCGGCCAATAGGATCCTGCTGCAAAGTATCTGTGAAGGCATGTGCTTGGGCCGCAGCAAGCACAGGCTGGTGGGGTCTTGACATGTTGGACTGAAATTGATGAAATTGCGGCATTTGAATATTCTGCACGTCACCAGGCTGAGGTTGTGGCTGATGTGAAAAGAAGGAAGATAGAGGATACGAAATGTGCTGCATTTCCATATTGTATGCGTCAGTGTGTGTCATTATTTCTCCAGTCGCAGCCTTGAGCCTCTCAACTTCCTTCTTCAGTGCTTCATTTAAAGCTGTTTCGGGAACACATTACTAACAGTAAAAGGCGAGAGAAGTCAAGAAGTAAAGGAATTATGCCCCTGTAAGATCATTTGTGTCTAATATACTCGTAATTAGACGTACGAGCAGACAATAAATGGACCAAATTCATGTGCTGCTAGACCATAAGTGGGAAAGTATAAAAGGGGCTTGAAGTTAGGAACGACATAGAGAAGTAAATTATTGCATTGATAAATCTATATACAAGGATCGGCACCAAAGACGGTTCATCTTTGACTGATACAACAGGTAAATGCCATTTCTCGTCTTGCATTATGTCCACACCACCAAAGACAAGTGGAAGAAGTAAACATCCAAGAAAACGTGCACAAAACAGAGGTCACATACGTACCATCACGCAACTGAGCATGCTGTTCCATAGCTTGTAACCGAAGCTGAAGCTCTGAGTTTTCAGTAGTCAGGCCTGTTGTATCTCTCTAAAAGAGAACAGGAACCGAAAGACAACCAAAGCCCTCAGTCAGAGGtccatgaaaagaaaaacatcttATGACAAAAATAgagacaacaaaacaaaaaagaacagttctgtttttttttaatcaccaGGATCATGCATAGACTACAGCAGGATAAATAACAGCCAGAAACAAAAGGAGACAAACGAGACAATGAATGATTAATCACTTGCATgtattttttccccttttactAACACAACAATCTCCTGATTTGCAGCTACATATAAAGTGCACGAGAAAGGGAAtttgaagcaaaaaaaaaaaaaaggcaagccTCCTTCGAATAGAACTATTTGATGTCATACTTCTTCAAATACCGTCCGATGCATATCAAATAGAACTACCAAAAGAGCTAATACTGCATAAGCACATgttattaattttagaaaagCGCTGAATAAATCTAAACTACTCCTGGACACATATAGGACACATTTGAACATCAGATTGTTTTGTGGATCAATAACTATTTCGTTGTTCTTGTTCGCATTTATCCCACTTATTCTAAAGTAGGTGGATTTCAAAGCCTCCCTCCCAGCTCTAATCTTGAACTCCCCACTACTATAGTTTCATTGACTGGCTAATAAACCAACTGCTATTTTTTAGAtaactttctaattttttagAAACAATTAGTTATATAGTTTGATCTTTTCATTATACTTTTCATGCCACTAAAAGATAGTGAAATCACAAGCCAAGAATGACCTTTTAcattcagtttttttttctcaatttgttTGCTTAGTTAGACTAGAACCTAAGGAGTGAGCCCTGCCCAAACAGCATATCTATTTCAATCACCCATTTATACCCTCTCTGATCAACCTTGacctttatttatttgttatgttAAGACAAAGAAATATGCACACATGTCGAGACAGAAAAGCACAAAGCACAAATTTACCACAATGGATTATATCATAGTGCAATAGAGTCGGCTAACATCCAtgtcaaaccaaaaataaaaaataaaaatcatatgatTTGTGCAAAACAAATAATACATTTCAGCAAGAACCTGAAAAAGAGTTAGTTGTGCAGAAAGTGTCGTTGCCTCTGTTTGAAGGGTTTGAACTTTTCTCTCAAGTTCGGATATGTAACGTGCTTTTCTCTCTTTTGAGCGCGCAGCAGACTGCCGATTTGCCAAAATCCTGTATCAAACATTTGTTAATTGGAAATCTTAAGAGCAAGCTCAAGTGAAAATAATGTTGGTTcttttaaatagaataaaaaaaaaaattctgtaaatgagaatttttaacCTCACAAAAGAACCAGGCGTTTAAATTCCTCTCATTAAGTACTGgctcaaacattttttttttttatcaataaacaaaattttattgatcataagaataggcaaaagcctaGGTATACGGGACATATATAAGAGGTGAATTTCATTTAAGGGTACAAGTGAAGTAACTTTATAAATGGGGACACCAATTACATACTAAGAAGTTGTTACCAATAGCCTGTGACACTCAAACATGTGAAGAAATATACTTGTAATATCCCACAAAAAGTCCAAGCCTCATATGGGCCTATACTTAAAAAAGCTTGTTAATGCAATTGGAGTTGCTAGAAATCATTATAAAGGAAAATAACTTCTCCCTCCCAAGCAATGCATTTATAATGACCCAAGGAAAGTACAAACACATCTAGGCATATACTCTAAGAGCACTAGTCATTAGTACAATTAGAGCCctttggaatcattataaagggcAATAATTTCTCCCTCCCAATAAATGTTAGATCCCATTCACCTTCCTATCCAAATCTTGGGTATTACAACAATACATGCCAACTGCTCTTAGTGGCTCATGTTGATGGCTTTTTCAAGTACAAGGTACATGTTTCAAACCTGAGTAAATGAAAGCAAACAACCCACCGGACCATAATTGCATGTGATCAACCACAATGCCCTAAATCTTGAATACATTCCATCAAACATTGACTTCGGATAAACAAGCTGTCTTAACATGGAtgacataaattattttaagtcCAAGAGGATCAGGATTTTCACCTAAACATTGCCAACAAAATAACCAAAAACACAAATAGTTCTATCAAACATACAAAATTTTACAGTTACAATCCCcccaaaagaaaagaacacCATAATCCAGACGTAAATTATAAATTCCCTTATCGAAGTGAAAAGAGAGAGCAACCTTTTGGCGCGCTTGGGATCAACGGTCCACAATTCAGCGAGCTTTTCAGGAGCAACGGCCTTCTTGGCCTCTATGCCCTCCAACATCAAAGCCCCCCCGTCCACCGAATTGCTATGCCGGTGCCTCGGCCTCTCCACCTGTGCAGCATTGTCGGGTTTGGGGAAGGATTGGCCGGAAATTCCGGGTCGGGATCCGAGCTGTTCTATGTCCATGTAAGAACAGAAGAGGTCGTCCTCGGATCCAAACTCGTCAAATAAAGAATCGGAGACCGGATCAAGCTCGTCGGGTATCCTGAAGTGGACCTCGGAGTGGGCTCGACGGTGATGGGGCCCGCTTAAGGGGAGGGAGCTAGTGAGAGGGTTAGGGATAGGGAAGGAGGAGGCCAGTTCCGTTGAGGACCGAGAACTAGGATTTAGCATCGTATTGGGGCTTGGATTAGAAAGATCTTGGATTGGAGCCATTAATGTCCGTCGATGTAACGGTGGTGATCAGAGTGTGTGtttgttcttcttcatcttcgtctgtcttcttctcctccttctcctTCGTCGTCTTCACTCATCATCACATGTTCTGCCTTTCGGTACCAGAATTGGTTTTGGCTTAAGCGAGGGTTACGTCAACGGTGTCGTTTTAGGATGGGTAATGATACACTAACAACCCATTCAcaatttatacacaattttaaatataataatattttttattatatttaaacacaaatttaaaataatattattttattatatagttgTATAAAATTGTTAATTAGGAGTAAGTTTAtcgttttctttttaaaaattgatacgCCTCTATTAAACacgtaataaataaaaatacagcGCCGCTTCACTTTgtgtataaaattatgaatgaaATTGATGTGGCCGAcctaagttgaaaaaaaaaaaaaacagaaagaaagaaagaaagacgtGATCACCTGTCTCGCCATGGCCATGGGAATAAATATAATGTTCGGTGAGGTGGTATTCGGTTCCAGGTCTTGCTAGTATCACAGAGGTTAGGGTTATTGCCATTTGCAGGTTGCAGGGAAAACTCCAGATTTACACCATGACGGaaagattgaaaaatataaaacaaacagAGAATAATGGAGGAAAATCAAAACACTGCAAAAACAGAAAATGTaaacaagaacacttaaagaggaaatgaggaaaataaattcagacgtCACCTGGAATGGTATTTCTTGGCAAGCTTCTTAACcaatttcttgtttttgttaAGCTTTTTCAATGCTTCAACAGCCATATAATCTAAACCATTCTTCTACGCCTCTTCAACATGTTAAGCATCTCCAAGCATGCAAACATTAATCTTTGGACGAGGAATATGTGGCAACTTCACATAACCACTGAATCACTTATCCTTATGGGGATCATAATTTCCTAGCCCAATCTAGAGCTCAGTGGTCTCAGTGAAATTTCGTTTCTTCTCTCTAAATCCAGTAAACAGAGTAGAGATGGCCTTTCGTACAGCATCACTCTGAAGCTTACTCATGTTCGAATTTCGAAGGTCTACTTTCACAGGCCCACTAACAGCTTTTCCTACTGTTGCGGTTACAGGGGGaggtagtaccagaatttcCGCTTGTGTTCAATCCATTTTTTCTCTCACGCCCAGAACGCATGCAACACCATTTCTCCATGGCATGACAGCTCCGTTCATGCGCAAAAGGGACCGCAAAATGAACTGAACATACagcttttcatataaatataagctTTTTAATCTGAACTTGAAGTCCTTTTTATATGATTAAAAATGCTCGATACATTTATAGATTGAGTTAAAGTTGGAGAgaagtatattattttcttgcccAAATTCAACGGCCTCAACGAAAAAGTTGATATTCAATAGTGTAATACCCAGGGCCCAAGCGGCCTGTAGAAAccctaagattttttttttttttttttttccttcgttttatttttccctCCTTCCCACGTACCACCATCTATACGAATAGAACTCCCATCTGCCCGAAACACCCCACCCCCGACGGTTTTTTCCCTCTTCCCAGACATTTTTTATTGCCTTCCtatttcttctttctcatcCTTCCCAGTTCACACCACTCTCTCATAAATGCTCTCATCCATCCACTCAATCCATGGCAAGCCATGGTATGTCGCACAATCTCTTTCACTCGGGCTCACCTATGCCGGAAACCACCAACTTCAGTCTGCACGGCCCCTCCCCAAGTCTCCACATCCAGGAAATGCCCAGGAGCAAGCTAGCCACTGTTGCCCAATACGCTTAGCCACGGTGAACCCAACTCTCACCCTTAACCTAGGACTACTAACTCCTGGCATTGTTGCTCAGACACAGCCTCCTCCCCTTCACCCTTGTCGCACGGAAACGCAGCAAGCAGCTGCATCGGAAGACCCAACTACCGCAGTTCGGCCTCCACGGTAGAACCTCCACACTATGAGCCCTTCCTCCACATAAAACCGACGTCTCAGCTCGACCACGAACTATCTAGCCTCAAGCCACCAAGCACATTCATACAGCCCTAGCACCGCCCAACACCAACACTCAAACCTCCTTGAACCACCAACCACCGAAGCCCAGTTCCTACATGCATCAACGCCAACGACATGCCCTATTTTCCTCAACAAAAACAGAGCAAGTTGGTGCCTCTCAGCCCCAACACTTCCACCGCACTCCACCAACCCTCACGAAAAACGCCACTACCGAGGCTAGCGTCGCCACGATCCACCAAACACAGGCCACCGTGTGTATGGCGTCGATAGCTCATAAATCACAGCACTGTAAGTCCCTCTGTCCCTTGGTTAggtcccccctctctctctctctctctctctctctctctctctctctctctctctctctctctctcgtgcgcACACACACACCTCACAGCTCCACGTCACGCAATGAAAGCCACGGCCAAAAGGAAGCCCCGTTACCCCAGATCCGCCGATCTCCTCCCTCTCCGTCACgagttgctctctctctctctctctctctctctctctctctctctctctctctctctctctctctcagtgagCATAGTCTCTGTTGCACGGTGTTATGGTTGTAATTCCATAAAATATTTGTGGAGTTCAATTCCCCAAAGAGCCCATGCATTTTATGGTTATTTCCTAAAACACCATGTCTTTAGGCGGGTtctatattaagtatattttaattaaacgaAATTTTGCCTTTTACTTTAATAGATTATGTTATAATTAAGTTAAGAGAATATTTAAATTggagatatattttatatgggcaTTACTCCGCTTATTGGACCAACTCCATTTGGCTTGTAAAATCCTTTCTATTATCACAACAAAAGAATTGTAATTAGCAAAAATATATGTCTTGcatttttagaaataatttagAGTTCATTAGTCAAAGAAATTAAGTGGATATTGGTGAATTTGGAAAGGGATTGTATATTTGTGTAATGAGAATTTTAGGttttgatgaattaaaataggttATTTAACTATTTCAAGTTCTATCATGAGGTATAGGTTCAATTGGAAATTTACTTAAGTTACATGATTATTCTATATGTGACGATTGATATTCATTTGGCACTGTTGtaaagaaatttagaaaagataaaaagtttAGGTAAGTGTGGTTTTTATACTAgactttgtataaaaataaaatgaaacgaggttaattttgaaaatatacatgtttgatttgaaaagaaaattgaaaacaatCTTAGCTAAATGTTCTGcatattcataaaatttgtatgaaaagaaaatatttttgtcgtGACTGGTGTATACATGAGCTTGTTTTAGCATTCTGTTTATGAACTAcaaaaagagcaaatatgagactCATAAAGTTTTGTTGTGGTTAAATGTATatactttgattttgtttttgttaaatatgTGATGATCTAAAACTACTCAGTATtatgttttgatatgatgtgtCATTTGAAAACCTTAGcataaatttatgattttgtaTCTGAATATGATTTGGTTCCGATGATATTTCTATTCTTGTTAACGCCCTGCTACGGATATAATAGTGGTATACGGCACTGTCATGAGTATAATAGCAGTATACAGCCTCATCATGGGTATAATAGTGACATACGATCCCGCTACTAGTATAATGATGATTTATAGCCCTACCACAAGGGCTAAACATGGTATACGACCTAGCTATGGATATAATGGTGGTTTATAATCCTACAACAGAGGTTAAATATTGTCTTTGTCCTGATGTGATGCTCTgatataatatgaaaataatgtcTCAAATTATGATAtatcaaatgattttttaataagaatgtTTCCGAAAATTTCGCtctgatattttgataacatgtttttaACTCTGCattctgaaaataaatattctaattttgCATTCTAAAAGCAAATATTCTAATTTTGCATTCtaaaagtaaatattttgttttgcattatgAATTCTGTAAATACTCATatttacatattagtatatattctcTATTTACATATTAGCATCACATCAAGACAAAGACAATATGATGTGTCATTTGAAAACCTTAGCACGAATTTATGATTTTGTATCTGAATATGATTTGGTTCCGATGAtatttttgttctgtttttgttaACACCCTACTACGGATATAATAGTGGTATACGGGCATGTCATGAGTATAATAGCAGTATATAGTCTCATCATGGGTATAAGAGTGACATACGATCTCGTTATTGGTATAATGGTGATTTATAGCCCTACCACAATGGCTAAACATGGTATACGACCTAGCTATGGATATAATGGTGGTTTATAATCCTATAACAGAGATTAAATATTGTCTTTGTCTTGATGTGATGCTCTGATATAACATGAAAATGATGTCTAAGATTATGATAtatcaaatgattttttaataagaatgtGTCCGAAAATTTTGCtctgatattttaattacatgtttttgattctgcattttgaaagtaaatatTCTGATTTTGCATTCTGAAAGTAAATGTTCTAATTTTGCATTCTGAAAGCAAATATTCTAATTTTGCATTCtaaaagtaaatattttgttttacattatGAACTATGTAAATGTTCATatttacatattagtatatgttctctacttattaagttattgataactcaccccttatcttcataatattttagatCATTTGAATTTTCAGTTGAGGATCAAAATTAGGGAGTAAGGGCAAGATTATTTAGGTATAGTGGATTAAGCACCAAACAGATGCCatggtttttgaaaaatgttattcAATAAATTTGACGTGTTCTAATGATGTGGTATGTGAGAGGTTAGTATTTGTATTAAGACTTTGGggtgtttttaaattaattatattggaGTAATTGGTTTGAAACAGTAGAAATTAGAGTCTATATATGCACTGTAAAATGTAAGTTTAAGTGAAAGGAGCAAAAAATGTGATGATcactataaaattatttaattttctagtGATCAtcacactatatatttaattttctgGACCGGAGCATTACAAATGGTGTGATGATTactagaaaattaaataattttatatttaaaacaacaTCATCCTCCCAAGAGGAAATAAAACCCACGAATGGATAGTGTAAAGAAATATAAGGCAGATGTGTTAAGAGAAATactttgtttttcttgtatttgCTCACAGTACTATACATGCAATATATGTAAAGGTATTTACAACTGATTTGCTAA
Coding sequences within it:
- the LOC122292770 gene encoding bZIP transcription factor 18 isoform X2, producing the protein MAPIQDLSNPSPNTMLNPSSRSSTELASSFPIPNPLTSSLPLSGPHHRRAHSEVHFRIPDELDPVSDSLFDEFGSEDDLFCSYMDIEQLGSRPGISGQSFPKPDNAAQVERPRHRHSNSVDGGALMLEGIEAKKAVAPEKLAELWTVDPKRAKRILANRQSAARSKERKARYISELERKVQTLQTERDTTGLTTENSELQLRLQAMEQHAQLRDALNEALKKEVERLKAATGEIMTHTDAYNMEMQHISYPLSSFFSHQPQPQPGDVQNIQMPQFHQFQSNMSRPHQPVLAAAQAHAFTDTLQQDPIGRLQGLDISGRSTHMVKPEGMTSISVIESSNRF
- the LOC122292770 gene encoding bZIP transcription factor 18 isoform X1; the encoded protein is MAPIQDLSNPSPNTMLNPSSRSSTELASSFPIPNPLTSSLPLSGPHHRRAHSEVHFRIPDELDPVSDSLFDEFGSEDDLFCSYMDIEQLGSRPGISGQSFPKPDNAAQVERPRHRHSNSVDGGALMLEGIEAKKAVAPEKLAELWTVDPKRAKRILANRQSAARSKERKARYISELERKVQTLQTEATTLSAQLTLFQRDTTGLTTENSELQLRLQAMEQHAQLRDALNEALKKEVERLKAATGEIMTHTDAYNMEMQHISYPLSSFFSHQPQPQPGDVQNIQMPQFHQFQSNMSRPHQPVLAAAQAHAFTDTLQQDPIGRLQGLDISGRSTHMVKPEGMTSISVIESSNRF